One window of the Novosphingobium sp. KACC 22771 genome contains the following:
- a CDS encoding fumarylacetoacetate hydrolase family protein: MRLARFDGGRIGVCVGEEIADVTDVCGVDTAQWPPVGPLVLIRDFVILRPRIEAALATAPRKALADVRLETPVPWPNKVIAYPVNYHAHGREMQAGYRATNQGFFLKPSSSVSGPNDPVVLPHVPGREVHHEAELGIIIGKICRSVPRENWREAVFGYACLMDMVVRGREERVFRKAYDTFCPVGPWITTADEVPDPDQLEMNLWVNGELRQHANTRDLVLDIPGMIETASAVMTLQPGDIIATGTPQGVAPIVDGDKVRISITRLGEMTVDVVQGTEGASEVFAAPYVPPIIKQN; this comes from the coding sequence ATGCGTCTCGCAAGATTTGATGGTGGCCGGATCGGGGTCTGTGTGGGCGAAGAAATCGCCGATGTGACGGATGTTTGCGGCGTTGATACCGCGCAATGGCCCCCGGTTGGTCCGCTGGTGCTGATCCGCGATTTCGTCATCCTGCGCCCCCGCATCGAGGCTGCGCTGGCCACCGCCCCGCGCAAGGCTCTGGCTGATGTGCGGCTGGAAACCCCGGTGCCCTGGCCCAACAAGGTCATCGCCTATCCGGTGAACTATCACGCCCATGGCCGCGAAATGCAGGCGGGCTATCGCGCCACCAATCAGGGCTTTTTCCTCAAGCCCTCCTCCTCGGTTTCGGGTCCGAACGATCCGGTCGTCCTGCCCCATGTGCCGGGGCGCGAAGTCCATCATGAGGCGGAACTGGGCATCATCATCGGCAAGATCTGCCGCTCGGTCCCGCGCGAAAACTGGCGCGAGGCGGTGTTCGGCTATGCTTGCCTGATGGACATGGTGGTGCGCGGCCGCGAAGAGCGCGTGTTCCGCAAGGCCTATGACACGTTCTGCCCGGTTGGCCCATGGATCACCACGGCCGATGAAGTGCCCGATCCCGACCAGCTTGAAATGAACCTTTGGGTCAATGGCGAACTGCGCCAGCATGCCAATACGCGCGATCTGGTGCTCGACATTCCCGGCATGATCGAGACGGCTTCGGCAGTGATGACGCTTCAGCCGGGCGACATCATCGCCACCGGCACGCCGCAGGGCGTGGCCCCCATCGTCGATGGCGACAAGGTGCGCATCTCGATCACCCGCCTTGGCGAGATGACCGTGGACGTGGTGCAGGGCACAGAAGGGGCCAGCGAGGTCTTCGCCGCGCCCTATGTCCCGCCCATCATCAAGCAGAATTGA
- a CDS encoding cupin domain-containing protein: protein MADIATLDDLYAAFTALNMEGGWHRRFPALWSEPRANFRPFQWRYGDVKPILARAGELIGTDKAERRNLTMFNPVEGNVYSTLRSMVAAYQMIRPGETARAHRHTPNALRLILEGRGTHTVVDGHRVEMRPGDVLLTPGWAWHSHDNVGPDDCYWMDFLDVPLVHLLEPMFYQPHPDGVEADPTAVDSSPLAFRREDTLARLDVAGAVDDAHASVQMGDPALKTIRLDMQRLIAGRETARCRTTANIIYAVVEGQGRTEIDGQSFDWSFGDTIAIPAWRPYRHRAQSDALLLKVSDAPVMAAFDWLRCEAD, encoded by the coding sequence ATGGCCGACATTGCCACGCTCGATGACCTTTACGCCGCCTTCACCGCGCTCAACATGGAAGGGGGCTGGCATCGCCGCTTTCCCGCACTGTGGAGCGAGCCGCGCGCCAATTTTCGGCCTTTCCAATGGCGCTATGGCGATGTGAAGCCGATCCTTGCCCGCGCGGGCGAGCTGATCGGCACGGACAAGGCCGAGCGGCGCAATCTGACCATGTTCAATCCGGTCGAGGGCAATGTCTATTCGACGCTGCGCTCTATGGTGGCGGCCTATCAGATGATCCGCCCCGGCGAGACCGCCCGCGCCCATCGCCACACGCCCAACGCCCTGCGCCTTATCCTTGAGGGGCGGGGGACCCATACGGTGGTCGATGGGCATCGGGTGGAGATGCGGCCGGGCGATGTCCTGCTCACGCCCGGTTGGGCTTGGCATTCGCATGACAATGTCGGGCCGGATGATTGCTACTGGATGGACTTTCTCGACGTTCCGCTGGTCCATCTGCTTGAACCGATGTTCTATCAGCCGCATCCCGATGGGGTCGAGGCGGATCCGACGGCGGTGGACAGTTCGCCGCTGGCCTTTCGGCGCGAGGATACACTGGCGCGGCTCGACGTGGCGGGGGCGGTGGATGATGCCCATGCCTCGGTGCAAATGGGCGATCCGGCGCTCAAGACCATTCGGCTGGATATGCAAAGGCTGATCGCCGGGCGCGAAACCGCGCGATGCCGGACCACGGCCAACATCATCTACGCCGTGGTCGAAGGCCAAGGCCGGACCGAAATCGACGGTCAGAGTTTCGACTGGAGCTTTGGCGACACGATCGCGATCCCGGCATGGCGGCCCTATCGCCATCGCGCCCAGAGCGACGCGCTGCTGCTCAAGGTTTCGGACGCGCCGGTGATGGCCGCCTTCGACTGGCTGCGCTGCGAGGCCGATTGA
- a CDS encoding FAD-dependent monooxygenase, whose protein sequence is MKQSLKVLIAGGGIGGMAAALSLLRRGYDVEVYEQAAELGEVGAGVQISPNGSRALDALGVFETLKAASCAPRRKEFRLWNTGRAWPMFDLGPQAIEKYGYPYLTVYRPDLLATLIDAVRAIKPDAVHLAKAVSNIDVREDGVTLHFADGTHADGDLLVGADGVKSTVRRCLFGDDEAQFTGMIAWRAVIPMERLPERLRDMLGWTWIGPGGHLVNYPLRGGKLMNMIGTIERNDWQVESWYTQGSNEECARDFAGWHEDVQTLIQAAPSVMKWAFMERAPRQTWSVGRATLLGDACHATLPFLAQGAVMSIEDGVVLGRCLDKYADPVKALHRYEQARVERTSAMVRGAKENTARFHESALATEEGAIAYMESEWSRDPIRDRYDWLYRYDVNTAEI, encoded by the coding sequence ATGAAACAATCTCTCAAAGTGCTGATCGCGGGCGGCGGTATCGGGGGCATGGCGGCGGCGCTGTCGCTGCTGCGCCGGGGCTATGATGTCGAGGTCTATGAACAGGCCGCCGAACTGGGCGAAGTGGGCGCAGGCGTTCAGATCAGCCCCAACGGATCGCGCGCCCTGGATGCGCTGGGCGTGTTCGAAACGCTCAAGGCCGCCTCTTGCGCGCCGCGCCGCAAGGAATTCCGCCTGTGGAACACGGGTCGCGCATGGCCGATGTTCGACCTTGGCCCGCAGGCGATTGAGAAATATGGCTATCCCTATCTGACGGTCTATCGCCCTGACCTGCTCGCCACGCTGATCGACGCGGTGCGCGCTATCAAGCCCGACGCGGTCCATCTGGCCAAGGCGGTCAGCAATATTGACGTGCGCGAGGATGGCGTGACCCTGCATTTCGCCGATGGCACCCATGCCGATGGCGACCTGCTGGTGGGTGCCGACGGGGTGAAATCCACCGTGCGCCGCTGCTTGTTCGGCGATGATGAGGCGCAGTTTACCGGCATGATCGCATGGCGCGCGGTTATCCCCATGGAGCGCCTGCCCGAACGGCTGCGCGACATGCTGGGCTGGACCTGGATCGGGCCGGGCGGCCATCTGGTCAACTATCCCCTGCGCGGGGGCAAGCTGATGAACATGATCGGCACCATCGAGCGCAACGACTGGCAGGTGGAAAGCTGGTACACGCAAGGGTCCAACGAGGAATGCGCCCGCGATTTCGCCGGATGGCACGAGGATGTGCAGACGCTGATTCAGGCCGCGCCCTCGGTGATGAAATGGGCGTTCATGGAACGCGCCCCGCGCCAGACGTGGAGCGTCGGCCGCGCCACCTTGTTGGGCGATGCCTGTCACGCCACGCTGCCCTTCCTTGCCCAGGGCGCGGTGATGTCGATTGAGGATGGGGTGGTGCTGGGCCGCTGCCTCGACAAATATGCCGATCCGGTCAAGGCGCTGCACCGCTATGAACAGGCCCGCGTTGAGCGCACCAGCGCCATGGTGCGCGGGGCCAAGGAAAACACCGCCCGTTTCCATGAATCGGCGCTAGCGACCGAAGAGGGCGCGATTGCCTATATGGAAAGCGAATGGAGCCGCGATCCGATCCGCGACCGCTATGACTGGCTCTATCGCTATGACGTGAATACGGCGGAGATCTGA
- a CDS encoding CaiB/BaiF CoA transferase family protein produces the protein MTDHAQRPPADLLSGLRVLDLTNILSGPYATYQMALLGAEVIKVENPKDGDLARKLGASPSLNGQLMGTSFLAQNAGKLSVTVDLKHPEGKALFRELVASADVLVENFRPGVMDRLGFGHEALRAANPGLIYCAISGFGQNGPLAGNPAYDQIVQGMSGVMSITGDADTAPLRVGYPLCDTLGGMAAAFAVVSALVKRGRTGEGAFIDLSMLDATLSAMGWAVSNYLIAGVEARPIGNQNMTAAPSGAFRCADGPINIAANKQEQFEKLCELIGRPDLATDPRFAERETRKANRAAINAELEQALAAKSAQEWESLFNAHGIPAGRILTVPEILAHPQIAARDLVQDIAMPEADFGGVRVVRAGFDLADSQPAARCPPPWLGQHNARIYGELGRDHPALERLKASGAI, from the coding sequence GTGACGGATCATGCGCAGCGGCCCCCCGCCGATCTGCTGTCGGGGCTGCGGGTTCTCGATCTGACCAATATTCTCTCCGGCCCCTATGCCACCTATCAGATGGCGTTGCTGGGGGCCGAGGTCATCAAGGTCGAGAACCCGAAGGACGGCGATCTGGCGCGCAAGCTGGGCGCTTCGCCCTCGCTTAACGGGCAATTGATGGGCACCAGTTTCCTCGCGCAGAACGCGGGGAAACTGTCGGTGACGGTCGATCTGAAACACCCCGAAGGCAAGGCGTTGTTCCGCGAACTGGTGGCCAGCGCCGATGTTCTGGTGGAAAATTTCCGCCCCGGCGTGATGGATCGGCTTGGCTTTGGCCATGAGGCGCTGCGCGCGGCCAATCCGGGGCTGATCTATTGCGCGATTTCCGGCTTTGGCCAGAACGGGCCGCTGGCGGGCAATCCGGCCTATGACCAGATCGTACAGGGCATGTCGGGCGTGATGAGCATCACCGGGGACGCCGACACCGCGCCTTTGCGCGTGGGCTATCCGCTCTGCGATACGCTGGGCGGAATGGCGGCGGCTTTCGCGGTGGTCAGTGCGCTGGTTAAGCGTGGGCGGACGGGCGAGGGGGCCTTTATCGACCTGTCCATGCTGGACGCCACGCTCTCGGCTATGGGCTGGGCTGTGTCCAATTACCTGATCGCCGGGGTCGAGGCACGGCCCATCGGCAACCAGAACATGACTGCCGCGCCATCGGGCGCCTTCCGCTGCGCCGATGGGCCGATCAACATTGCCGCCAACAAGCAGGAGCAATTTGAAAAACTGTGCGAGTTGATCGGACGCCCCGATCTGGCCACGGACCCCCGCTTTGCCGAGCGCGAGACGCGCAAGGCCAACCGCGCCGCGATCAATGCCGAGCTGGAACAGGCATTGGCCGCCAAAAGCGCGCAGGAGTGGGAAAGTCTGTTCAACGCCCATGGCATTCCGGCGGGGCGCATCCTGACCGTGCCGGAAATCCTGGCCCATCCGCAGATCGCCGCGCGCGATCTGGTGCAGGACATCGCCATGCCCGAGGCCGATTTCGGCGGCGTGCGCGTGGTGCGTGCAGGCTTTGACCTTGCCGACAGCCAGCCCGCCGCGCGCTGCCCACCGCCTTGGCTGGGGCAGCATAACGCGCGGATCTACGGCGAACTGGGCCGCGATCACCCAGCGCTGGAGCGCCTTAAGGCCAGCGGGGCGATCTGA
- a CDS encoding IclR family transcriptional regulator, giving the protein MNSKPGVAAVDRALDILEAFRAGKPVLTLAEIARITGLYKSTILRLLGSLERYGLIWQRADGTYQLGASLLSFASVFQDSFDLRHFVEPVLEQLVADTSESATFYIRDGEDLVCLFRVDGSNVVRDYSVRPGSRRALNKGAASVTLLQFDAGLRAPITREAMVVVSVGNVDLDMAAIGVPVFGANGVLQGAITLSGPSLRFTQEHVTRLAPVAVEAAIALSLRLGATPGLLPPLATAE; this is encoded by the coding sequence ATGAATTCAAAGCCTGGGGTGGCGGCGGTCGATCGCGCGCTGGATATTCTCGAAGCCTTTCGCGCCGGCAAACCGGTGCTGACGCTGGCCGAGATCGCGCGGATCACCGGGCTCTACAAAAGCACGATCCTGCGCCTGCTGGGCAGTCTGGAGCGCTATGGTTTGATTTGGCAGCGCGCCGACGGCACCTATCAACTGGGCGCAAGTCTGCTTTCCTTTGCCTCGGTGTTTCAGGATTCCTTCGACCTGCGTCATTTTGTTGAACCGGTGCTTGAACAACTGGTGGCCGATACTTCGGAAAGCGCGACGTTTTATATCCGCGACGGCGAGGATCTGGTCTGCCTGTTTCGCGTCGACGGCAGCAATGTGGTGCGCGATTACAGCGTGCGTCCCGGCTCGCGCCGCGCATTGAACAAGGGCGCGGCCAGCGTCACCCTGCTGCAATTCGACGCCGGATTGCGTGCGCCCATCACGCGCGAGGCAATGGTGGTGGTCTCGGTGGGCAATGTCGATCTGGACATGGCGGCGATCGGCGTGCCGGTGTTCGGCGCCAATGGGGTTCTGCAGGGGGCGATCACCCTGTCCGGCCCCAGCCTGCGCTTTACGCAGGAGCATGTCACGCGGCTCGCCCCGGTGGCGGTGGAGGCCGCGATTGCACTGTCGCTGCGGCTGGGGGCAACGCCAGGCCTGCTCCCCCCTCTGGCCACCGCCGAATAA
- a CDS encoding hydroxymethylglutaryl-CoA lyase translates to MTTLPPRVFIKEEGPREGFQIERAPIPTADKIRLVDALSDTGVGLIQVTSFVHPQKVPGMADAEAVVAGMTLRAGVRYSGLWLNQRGLERAIATGRLDLEGKLTLYASNIFLKRNQNRTPEQQREAQPALIAMYQAHGIPVRTGFVTAAFGCNFEGDVDPARVVGLVGDMLSIAADHGENLSLIGLGDTMAWATPERIRRVVGAVRERWPDLELSLHLHDTRGLGIANAMAGLEMGVRHYDAAVGGLGGCPFAAHGGAAGNIATEDFVFLCEELGIETGIDLEKLAECARLAESIVGHPLPGKIKTGGSLRALRARIAAA, encoded by the coding sequence ATGACCACCCTGCCCCCCCGTGTCTTCATCAAGGAAGAAGGCCCGCGCGAAGGTTTCCAGATCGAGCGCGCCCCGATCCCCACCGCCGACAAGATCCGGCTGGTCGATGCGCTTTCCGACACCGGGGTCGGGCTTATTCAGGTCACTTCCTTTGTCCATCCGCAAAAAGTGCCGGGCATGGCCGATGCCGAAGCGGTGGTGGCGGGCATGACGCTGCGCGCGGGGGTGCGCTACAGCGGGCTGTGGCTGAACCAGCGCGGGCTGGAGCGGGCGATTGCCACCGGCCGCCTCGATCTGGAGGGCAAGCTGACGCTCTATGCTTCCAACATCTTTCTAAAACGCAACCAGAACCGCACGCCCGAGCAGCAGCGCGAGGCCCAGCCCGCGTTGATCGCGATGTATCAGGCCCATGGCATTCCGGTGCGCACCGGCTTTGTTACCGCCGCCTTTGGCTGCAATTTCGAGGGCGATGTCGATCCGGCCCGCGTGGTGGGGCTGGTGGGCGATATGCTCTCGATTGCCGCCGATCATGGCGAGAATCTGAGCCTGATCGGCCTTGGCGACACGATGGCATGGGCCACACCCGAACGCATCCGCCGCGTGGTGGGGGCGGTGCGTGAACGCTGGCCTGATCTCGAACTCTCGCTCCATCTGCATGACACGCGCGGGCTGGGCATTGCCAATGCGATGGCGGGGCTGGAGATGGGTGTGCGCCATTATGATGCGGCGGTGGGCGGGCTGGGCGGATGCCCCTTTGCCGCGCATGGCGGGGCGGCGGGCAATATTGCCACCGAGGATTTTGTGTTCCTGTGCGAAGAACTGGGCATCGAAACGGGCATAGACCTTGAGAAGCTGGCCGAATGCGCGCGTCTGGCCGAAAGCATCGTTGGCCATCCGCTGCCCGGCAAGATCAAGACCGGGGGCAGCCTGCGCGCGCTGCGTGCCCGCATCGCGGCGGCCTGA
- the acnA gene encoding aconitate hydratase AcnA, with protein sequence MLSRLHDADRAALAALPRSLIILLENILAHEADPAPYIAHFRHWLDHGAAEAEIPFRPSRILMQDTAGVAALADLAALRDHAAAHGFAPGAVDAAIPIDLVIDHSVHVDYSGVPDAAARNLALEYARNGERYRFFKWAERAFDRLNIVPPGQGICHQINLERLTSGCVRRDGRWMAETVIGTDSHTTMVNALGVLGWGVGGIEAELAALGAPVPIPLPRVVEVCLEGRLAEGVTATDAALFIAARLREADVVDQIVEFSGTALDHMSLPDRAAVANMCPEYGATAALFPVDGATLAYMAAMGRPVEDYEAYARATGLWRDAGPPRRYSRRLVLDLGAVGPIMAGPSRPQQIVPLAAVSASLREHFPQEEDALVAIAAITSCTNTANPALMVAAGLVAQKAVERGLSVPPWVKTSLAPGSPRIAALLEQAGLQESLDALGFHVVGFGCTTCVGNSGDLKPEAGEGRLLAAVLSGNRNFENRIHPAIRANYLASPPLVVAAALAGRMGVNLAQDALGTDRDGAPVFLRDLWPDAVEVSAVLHGLPDTLQEGAVDSAWADLDAPDGPQFPWDPASTMVLPPPFFECAAGGLIGDLHGARALLVLGDNVTTDHISPIGRIAASSPAAAWLRAHGQHNPGSYGEQRANDRVMLRGTFDNARLLNHLASGPGNRAPGPDGAEGSVFAAAQAYADQGVPLLVFAGARYGTGSARDWAAKGTALLGIRAVIARSFERIHRANLVAMGVLPIVWDQDAAGLVRADSRIAILGIDRLGADCGDLIIAIDTPGKGIAHYPARADVGSAGQIALLRDGGLFARFARRFG encoded by the coding sequence ATGCTTTCGCGCCTCCATGATGCCGACCGCGCGGCGCTGGCCGCTCTGCCGCGTTCGCTGATCATCCTGTTGGAAAACATTCTGGCCCATGAGGCCGATCCCGCGCCCTATATCGCCCATTTCCGGCATTGGCTCGATCATGGCGCGGCGGAGGCGGAGATCCCCTTTCGTCCCTCGCGCATATTGATGCAGGATACCGCAGGCGTTGCCGCGCTGGCCGATCTGGCGGCGCTGCGCGACCATGCCGCCGCTCATGGCTTTGCCCCGGGGGCGGTCGATGCCGCGATCCCCATCGACCTTGTCATCGACCATTCGGTCCATGTCGATTACAGCGGCGTCCCCGATGCGGCGGCGCGCAATCTGGCATTGGAATATGCCCGCAACGGCGAACGCTACCGCTTTTTCAAATGGGCCGAGCGCGCCTTTGACCGCCTGAATATCGTGCCGCCGGGGCAAGGCATCTGTCATCAGATCAATCTGGAGCGCCTGACCAGCGGCTGCGTTCGCCGTGACGGCCGATGGATGGCCGAAACTGTGATCGGCACCGACAGCCATACCACGATGGTCAATGCACTGGGCGTGCTGGGCTGGGGCGTGGGCGGAATCGAGGCGGAGTTGGCGGCGCTGGGCGCCCCGGTGCCGATTCCTCTGCCGCGCGTGGTTGAGGTATGTCTGGAGGGTCGTCTGGCGGAGGGCGTGACGGCCACCGATGCGGCCTTGTTCATCGCTGCCCGCCTGCGCGAGGCCGATGTGGTGGATCAGATCGTCGAGTTCTCCGGCACGGCGCTCGATCACATGAGTTTGCCCGACCGGGCGGCGGTGGCCAATATGTGCCCTGAATACGGGGCAACGGCGGCGCTGTTTCCGGTGGATGGGGCCACGCTGGCCTATATGGCGGCAATGGGGCGTCCGGTGGAGGATTACGAAGCCTATGCGCGCGCAACCGGCCTGTGGCGCGATGCCGGGCCGCCAAGGCGTTATTCGCGGCGCCTTGTCCTCGATCTGGGTGCGGTCGGGCCGATCATGGCCGGGCCTAGCCGGCCGCAGCAGATAGTCCCTCTGGCGGCGGTTTCGGCTTCCCTGCGCGAACATTTCCCGCAGGAGGAGGATGCCCTTGTCGCCATTGCCGCGATCACCAGTTGCACCAACACCGCCAATCCCGCGCTGATGGTGGCCGCGGGTCTGGTCGCGCAAAAGGCTGTGGAGCGCGGTCTGTCGGTTCCGCCATGGGTCAAAACCTCGCTGGCCCCCGGATCGCCGCGCATTGCGGCCTTGCTGGAGCAGGCCGGATTGCAGGAAAGTCTCGACGCGCTGGGATTTCATGTGGTCGGCTTCGGCTGCACCACCTGCGTCGGCAATTCGGGCGATCTTAAGCCCGAGGCGGGCGAGGGGCGCTTGCTGGCGGCGGTATTGTCGGGCAATCGCAATTTTGAAAACCGCATCCATCCCGCGATCCGGGCCAATTATCTGGCCTCGCCGCCGCTGGTGGTGGCCGCCGCGCTGGCGGGGCGGATGGGCGTCAATCTGGCGCAGGATGCCTTGGGCACGGATCGCGATGGCGCGCCGGTGTTCCTGCGCGATCTCTGGCCCGATGCGGTGGAGGTTTCGGCGGTCCTGCATGGTTTGCCCGATACGCTCCAAGAAGGAGCGGTGGACAGCGCATGGGCGGATCTGGACGCGCCCGACGGGCCGCAATTCCCCTGGGATCCGGCCTCGACCATGGTTTTGCCGCCGCCGTTTTTTGAATGCGCGGCCGGCGGCTTGATTGGCGACCTGCATGGCGCGCGGGCCTTGCTGGTGCTGGGCGACAATGTGACGACCGATCATATCTCGCCCATTGGGCGGATCGCGGCGTCATCGCCCGCCGCCGCATGGCTGAGAGCGCATGGACAGCACAATCCGGGCAGCTATGGCGAGCAGCGCGCCAATGATCGCGTGATGCTGCGCGGCACTTTCGACAATGCGCGGCTGCTCAACCATCTGGCGAGCGGACCGGGCAACCGGGCGCCGGGGCCGGATGGCGCGGAAGGCTCTGTTTTCGCGGCGGCGCAGGCCTATGCCGACCAAGGCGTGCCTCTGCTTGTCTTTGCCGGGGCGCGCTATGGCACCGGATCGGCCCGCGACTGGGCGGCCAAGGGGACCGCGCTGCTGGGCATCCGCGCCGTCATCGCGCGCAGTTTTGAGCGGATCCACCGCGCCAATCTGGTGGCGATGGGTGTGCTGCCGATTGTGTGGGATCAGGATGCGGCGGGGCTGGTTCGGGCCGATAGCCGCATCGCCATTCTCGGCATCGACCGACTTGGCGCGGATTGCGGCGACCTGATCATCGCCATCGACACGCCGGGCAAGGGCATAGCCCATTACCCCGCCCGGGCCGATGTGGGTTCGGCGGGCCAGATTGCCCTGCTGCGCGATGGCGGTCTGTTTGCCCGTTTTGCGCGGCGCTTTGGCTGA
- a CDS encoding NAD-dependent succinate-semialdehyde dehydrogenase, translating into MPHYPELAMVIAGERIGIDHRSTFTVRNPATDDALGQLPLADTADLDRALEAAARGFALWRHASAHQRAQVLQDAAALMLERKEELAWVATQEQGKTLAEARVEVMMNVELFRFYAGEVHRLYGRQLVRPTGMRSTVVHEPVGPVAAFAPWNFPLGNPGRKLGAPIAAGCSVILKAAEETPASALGVLQCLYDAGLPGNVAQAVFGDPAQVSDYLLASPVIRKLSFTGSTAIGKHLMKLAANDLKRTTMELGGHGPVLVFADVDLEAVLDKVVPHKFRNAGQVCVAPTRFIVEDAIYDRFVAGFAQRAAAIKVGPGWHKGVQMGPMANPRRPEAMEKLVGDAVARGGRLMTGGARIGNQGCFFAPTVLADTPLDAEIMQEEPFGPVALINRYADEAAMIAEANRLPYGLAAYAWTQDYRRHRRLAAELETGMLAINTTTIGAADAPFGGVKWSGHGHEDGPEGLQACLVTKTIHEG; encoded by the coding sequence ATGCCCCATTATCCCGAACTCGCGATGGTCATTGCCGGAGAACGCATCGGCATCGACCACCGCTCCACTTTCACCGTCCGCAATCCCGCCACCGATGATGCGCTGGGCCAATTGCCCCTTGCCGATACCGCCGATCTTGACCGCGCGCTGGAGGCCGCCGCTCGCGGTTTCGCCCTGTGGCGCCATGCCAGCGCCCACCAGCGCGCGCAGGTTCTGCAAGACGCCGCCGCCCTCATGCTGGAACGCAAGGAGGAATTGGCATGGGTCGCCACGCAGGAGCAGGGCAAAACTCTGGCCGAGGCGCGGGTCGAAGTGATGATGAATGTCGAACTCTTCCGCTTCTATGCGGGCGAGGTTCATCGCCTCTATGGCCGCCAACTGGTGCGCCCGACCGGAATGCGCTCGACCGTGGTGCACGAGCCGGTGGGGCCGGTGGCCGCCTTTGCGCCGTGGAATTTCCCGCTGGGCAATCCGGGGCGCAAGCTGGGCGCGCCGATTGCGGCGGGGTGCAGTGTCATCCTGAAAGCGGCGGAGGAAACGCCCGCCTCGGCGCTGGGCGTGCTGCAATGCCTGTATGACGCAGGCCTGCCCGGCAATGTCGCGCAGGCGGTGTTTGGCGATCCGGCGCAGGTGTCGGACTATCTCCTCGCCTCGCCCGTCATCCGCAAGCTCAGCTTCACCGGATCGACCGCCATCGGCAAGCATCTGATGAAACTGGCCGCCAATGATCTGAAGCGCACGACGATGGAACTGGGCGGGCATGGGCCGGTGCTGGTGTTTGCCGACGTTGATCTTGAAGCGGTTCTGGACAAGGTGGTGCCGCATAAATTCCGCAATGCCGGGCAGGTCTGCGTCGCGCCCACGCGCTTTATCGTCGAGGATGCCATCTATGACCGCTTCGTCGCCGGTTTCGCACAAAGGGCAGCGGCCATAAAGGTCGGGCCGGGATGGCACAAAGGCGTGCAAATGGGGCCGATGGCCAATCCGCGCCGTCCCGAGGCGATGGAAAAGCTGGTGGGTGATGCGGTGGCGCGCGGGGGCCGGTTGATGACGGGCGGGGCGCGGATCGGCAATCAGGGCTGTTTCTTTGCCCCGACCGTGCTGGCCGATACGCCGCTGGATGCCGAAATCATGCAGGAGGAGCCTTTCGGCCCGGTCGCTCTGATCAACCGCTATGCCGATGAGGCCGCGATGATCGCCGAAGCCAACCGCCTGCCCTATGGCCTTGCCGCCTATGCCTGGACGCAGGATTATCGCCGCCATCGCCGTCTGGCCGCCGAACTGGAAACCGGGATGCTGGCTATCAACACCACCACGATCGGCGCGGCCGATGCGCCCTTTGGCGGGGTGAAATGGTCCGGCCACGGCCATGAAGACGGCCCGGAAGGCTTGCAGGCTTGCCTTGTTACCAAGACCATCCACGAGGGATAA